Within Dictyostelium discoideum AX4 chromosome 4 chromosome, whole genome shotgun sequence, the genomic segment aatcattgaaattattaatttaaattgaaaaaaaaaagaataatttttttggatttttttttttttgggggcGTTGTAAAcaccattttatttttttatctttttggggaagattttttttggatatttttaaaaaaaaattatttttttttttttaaaaaattttaaaaacaattaaaagtttttattaacaaaaaaaccCCCCCCCCCCCCAAGGGAAAATTTTTCCCCccctttaaaatatttttttttcacatatttttttttaaaatttttttccccctttttttttttttttttttaaataattgggaaaaaaaaaaaaatttttaaaaaaaatttttcttaaaaaagggggtttttattttttaaattttttcaaaagcCTTTTCCTTTTacccatttaaaaaaaaaattgttttttttttttttttttttttttttttttttttttttattatttaattgttgttgcttttatttatttttttatatttctaCAAAGGGTAGAATTGTTTatagtgtttttttttttttttttttctttttgtttttttttcttttttggtgatttaaaaaaaaaaattttaaaaaaaaaaaaaacattttataaaaaaaaaaaaaaaaaaaaaaaatcccttTTCGTATTGCAGCCTTATTAACTTTTGGAAATGTTTTATCGATAAACGTATTTTAAGGGAGAAGGGGgataattgaaatttaaataaaaaaaccgaAAAACCATTGCAAACccaaaaacaaaacattTTTATGACAAAAATAGCCCCCAATAagttttttacaaaaaaaaaaaaaaaatttaaaaaaaaaataaaattaaaaataatatgtttcaaaaataatgaaaaaaaaaaaaaaaataaaggagGGCTTAAATATTTTCCAAcactaataaataaaagttaattttagattttttttgtCCTAcctaccaattaaaaaatatttttttttaaaaaaatcctgtatttttttattattacacaATTatgattatatatatatattttttttttttttttttcgaaaataaaaatgtttagaaaaaaaaaaatttcttagattttaatttgttgttaatttttttttttattttatatatatataaatattattatttttttttattttattttattttattttattttttttttttttttggaaataaataaataagttttacaaaaaaaaataactttcAATTTGgaaattacttttaattattaatattattacaaataaataatgaaaatggattgaaaaaaaaattttattttttattttttatacatttggaaacaataaaaaaaaaaaaaacttagaGTCTGTTTAtaagaattttaattttaaatagaacaaccaaaaataaagttGAAATGATAATTATTGGATAAAATGAACAATTAAAGGTGAtgtgatatttttaaaaaataaaataaaaaaaaaaattattttaattttattattttttgctttttttttatttgttaattaataatgaaactgAAAAACtcattaaaaacaaatgtatcttttgaaaattcaaaaaacttttttgttttaaaaaaaaggtattttggtgttttgatgaaaataaatatcttatTTCCTAaataagtttaaaaaaactttttttttttttttttttttttttttaaataagttttttttttttaaaaatttctttttttaaatttttttatattatttttgtcaaacttttttttttgaaaaaaaaaaattggttttgattGGTTTAATCTGatatcttcttttttaaattaatttattttatttttttttttttttttttttttttttttttttttttttttttaaaataataaaaataataaaaataaaatattgaaaatagaaaaaaaaaaattaaaaattaaccttccttttttaaaaaaataaaaaaaaaaatctgttTGAAATCCGTTGCCAAACCacttgaaattttttttacaaaatggATCATTGATTTAACCTattgttttgtttaattttttttttttaaaatcaaaataatataataaaaaaaaaaaaaaatgaaaaaagatattaatacatttcctctcttttttttttttagatattaatattaatttaaacagTTGGGGTGGGGTGGGGAGGGGATGAATAACGAAAGTGATccttaaatattttaaaaaactcaattttaaataaaacaatacgCCATTCAATGataaaagataaaagataaaagatGCAATGAAATTTATTACAAGTAACAAAATCcacattaattaatttgacaagaaattaatttttatctttccaatacaatttttttttttttttttttaaattaatccaattaaaaaaattattaaaaaaaaatagaaaacttgtatttatttatattaataaatttggacattaacccaaaaaaaaaaataaaaaaaataaaaaaataaaaaataataatattactcTTATTAAGAATGCAAAATATTTTCAGAAATGATGTAATTAtggtgataaaaaaaaaaaaataataaaaaataaaccttaaatgtttaataattaaattcaaagttacaaaaaaaaaaaaaaagaaaatataaattactctttttaataattgaaaatagtttaaatttaaaattacaaaaaaaaaaatactttttaaacctaatatttttaaaatgtaattATGGTAATAAACCctaaacttttatttattaaatttaatattataaaaaaaataaaaaatataaatgatggaattggtaataaaaaaaaaaaaaaaaagtcttaaactttatttaattttataataatactataatattatttatattatattagaaaaaaaaaaaaaaaaaaaaaaataaaaataataaatactattttaatatttaaaaatagttttaaaattgtataattatggcaataaaaaaaaacaaataaaaataaaccttgaacttatatttataaatttaatgaaaaaaaaagaaaacaatacaaatactctttttttttaataattaaaaatagtttaaaaatgattatggtgataaaataaatttagataTCAATAtattgagaaaaaaaaaaaaaaaaaaacatagtctatctttttgtttttcttttttttttttccctttataaaatatatagttttgtactttttttttataagtaaaaaatgattgatatTAATCACTACATTTATTTGGATGATTTCTTatctttcttttgttttaaatctttttgttGCTTCTTGAAGACAATTTTAGCGGTTTTTTGTTCTTCAATTAAGAAAGCACGAACGATTCTGTTACGGACACATTTGGCACATTTGCTACCACCATAAGCACGTGAAACAGTTCTTCTTGATTTTGGAAGATTTTTGTATTGGTATGGTCTTAAGGCTGGGATACCGGCTAAGTTGACACCACATTCACCACATCTTGGAACTTTACCAGTTTTACCGATGTATTGGTATACTAATCTACCACCTGGAGTCTTGACgctataataaaaaatcaaagttATTAATCAATCCTTTATTTTTGTATAGTTTTTGTAGATTGAAATTTTGGGTTGGTTGTTCGAGTTGTTGATAGATAGTATGTATAATTTGTTTCTTTGTTCTGTTGTTAGTTGTTTTGTTTGCATtatcaaatataatttaattaaatatccTATCATTTGTTGAATCTTTTATCTTACCAAAAGTGACATAGGTTTTATACTATAAATATCAACTATCAACAAACATTGTCAACCATTATCAATCAATCATCAATCCAATCCAATCCAATCTTTTATTctattatcaaattattacATTTTGGTAGCGTTAGAAGTAGTACGGTAAGATAATCTTCTTCTGTAGGTAAGTCTTTGAACCATTTTTTCTATATGTGTGCAGATATACGATTAAgcgaaaaaattgaaaaaaaaaaaaaaaaaaacggtGACCTCgcataaaatttttttgattttttcaatttaattttttcaattttttttttttatttttcagaGGCGTTactcaaaaaataaaaataaaaataaaaaaataaataaatgaaaataaaaaaaaacaaaaacatttattgatatagatattaatttttatttataaataaaaatagaatttataaatacttttttattttttatttttttattttttattattttcttattGTTTTtcacaaaataaattaattttattattatttttatttttattattaacaataaaactttctttttattttttttttttgatcatttttGTTAACCCAACACCACACTCACccatcgtttttttttttttttttttttttttttttttttttttcaaattaatttatttttttatttaaaaaaaaaaagagagagaTATGAATATTGATAGAATTGATAAACCAACAAGAGAACAGTATGAagaatatatattaaaaaatcaaccttttattattactggtgttgtaaataattggatttcatttaataaaaaatggataCCATCTCAAAATATTGAagatgattattttttaagtgtaaaattaatccaaatttttatttattttttttattattttattatttatttttaatttttaattattttattaacaaactaattaattttttttttattaattttttttccagattttagaaaataaaggAATACCAGTTAGGGAAATTGGAATTGATGTTGGTGAATGGTTaggaaaaacaaaaaatattaatttctcaatattttggaaaaaatgGAGAGAAcactattttaattttaaaaatgaaaaaaataatcaaagtaacaataataataataataataataataataataataataataataataataataataataataataataataataataataataataataataataataataaaccaaaatattatttagcAAGTTTACCAATTCAAacatattttaaagaattaataaatgattttgaaataccAGAAATACCAAaagaacaaaataaaaatggtaatttatGGATTGGATTTAAAGATCAAATAACACCATTACATCATGATTGGAGTTCTGGTGATCCAGGTATGGATGGATTACATGCAATTATAATTGGTagaaaacaatttaaattatttgatccAATTGTAAATGTAAATTGTTTTAAGAGAAAAAAAGAGTGGGGTAAATTTCATCAATCAGAATTTGATTTAGATAATCCAGATTTCAATAAATTTCCAGAAgctaaaaattttaaaatcattgaaattcaattaaatcaaggTGAAATGTTATTCATTCCAAAATTATGGTGGCATCATGTTAAAACTTTAGAACCATCAATTAGTATTAATTTTTGGTTTCAACATATTGGttctgaattattaaaatcaaataaattatggTGTCATATGgaacaatatttaaatgcTGTTTTTGAAATGGATGCaactaaaatttcaaatgataaatttaaaaaaattataaaatatttaacaaatgataataatggtggtgatggtgatggtgatggtgatggtgatcagattattcaaaaatataaagatgataatttaaaactaattcaattaccaaaatttatagattcattttcaaatgctgtaaataatccaatatttaaaaatcatccaaaaaaagatcaatttaaatttgaaataactGAAAAGGTGAATCAATGGattgaagaaaaaaagaaagaaataaatgaaaataaaattgtaatattataaaaaaaaaaatataaaaaaaataaatttttgttcactaattttttatttatgaaattggaaatttattatttttataaaaaaaaaagatgatgatggtgatgatgataatgggTTGAGATTGAGTGAGTTATTTACAATTGAGGTTGGCAAAAAATGAAGCTTCATTTTGCtggttttttttctttttttcttttctttttttcttttttttttttctttttttttttttttctattttttttttctttttttttttctacttttttttttttttttttttttttttttgatgttaCAGAgttaataaaactttaaaatttaaaatgaaaaactgTAAGAGTTAGTTGATTTTGAAGCGGTTGTAAAAGGTTTATTAGTTGCATTTGAGGAAGTGTATGGCTTTGAATTACCATTAAGTTCTGCTAATGATATACGTCtaataccactaccaccactaccactaacTGAAGAATAACTAGTAGAGGATTTAATAGTAGTGTATGGTTTGTTGCTGACAACATTTGAAGTATATTTAACATCTGATGTGGATGTTGAAATATATGGTGCTTTATCTTTACCTTTGAGCCATTCTGGTTCctctttttttgaaagttgaggtttttcttcttcttgtggtggtggaggagaattaataattgagaCAATTACTGGAACTTCCTGTTCTTCTTGTATTTTTTCTTCTTGTTTACTCTCCACTACAAGTGTTGAGGCTGGTACTTGTGCAATTGGTATTGGTACtttctgttgttgttgttgtcgttgCTCCAAAAGTAATTGTTGCTCCAAaagtaattgttgtttttgttgctttaaaagtaattgttgttgttgttgctccAAAagcaattgttgttgttgttgctttaagagtaattgttgttgttgttgttgctccaaaagtaattgttgttggcaaaattgctgttgttgttgtaaatagagttgttgttgttggtatgTAAAtccatcattttcatcaactAAAGGATTTAAATTTCTGTAAACTGGgagtatttgttgttgttgttgttgtggtggtgcttgaggttgttgttgttgttgttgttgtgactTTTTAACATCCACCCAAGTTGATTGTGTTGGATTGCTTTCGATGAATACAAATTCGTCATcatccatttttatttattctttttcttttttttttttttttttttttttatgttggACGATGTTGAAGTGTtgaaataaacttttttttttaatgtggggtattattgaatttatgtaatttttttttttttttaaaaaaaattaaattatttgtacactattattattattttctttttttaaaaagtgtgAAGtgtttgataaaaaaaaaaaaaaaaagttaattctCATTTTGTGTTGTcgattgaaaaaataaaaaaaaaataaaaaaaaataaattacaggaaaatttttagaaagctttttttaaaataatttaattggaattaaaaaataaaaaaaaaaaaaaaaatttaaatataaaaaaaaaaaaaaaaaaaataaaaaaaaaataaaatatttggtaAATATCTGTactttggattttttttttttttttttagtttaatCAAATACATACCCATTGAAAATCACAActaagttattattattattattttttttttttttttttcattccaatattttcttttaacttgatcatatttctttttttttttaattatttaattatattatactTTCATTTTTGTGAATTAAGTATAACCTTGAtgttatttttcaattttatattttttgttttttttttaatcttttttaagtcaccaaaaatatttttttactattttaacCAAAacctttttgtttttttttaaaaaatctaatttttttttttatttttttattttttatttttgtcaaaaaaaaaaaaaaaatttaaattttttattttaaaaatttcacaaaaaaaattaccaataACATAACGAGATTTTACATTTACTTCAAATAACTCCATCTCCTTTTAttattctaataatttaGTTTAGTTCAACTAAAACTTGGattatagattttttttttttttataaaggaagaaaccaattttttttaatcattaaaCAAATAACATTTCAAGAATATTCAacaggaaaaaaaaaaaaaaaaaaaaaaaaaaagtttgatataaattaaaaaaatggaagATAAAGAAGATAGAGAAAAAAGAAGTGGTGATAGAGATAAagatagagatagagatcgtgatagagatagagatcattatagtggtagtagtagtagtagtagcagtagtagtagaagagatagagatagagatagGGATAGAGACAGAGATAGGGATAGAGATAGGGATAGGGAtcgtggtggtggtgatcgTGATAGAGACagagatagagatagagatCGTGATAGAGACAGAGATAGAGATCGTGATAGAGACAGAGATAGAGATCGTAGTAGTGAAAGAAATAGAGGAGGAGGTGATTATTCAAGTAGAAAAAGAAGTAGATCTCCAAGTGCTCGTTCAAGCACAAGAAGTGATCCATTCACAACTACACCAACATCTAGAAAATCATCACTCTGGGACAGACAACCCGACCCAAATGAAGTCAACCAACAATCACCAactcaccaacaacaacaaccacaaccaccaccacaccaacaacaaccaccacatcaacatcaccaacaacattaccaacaacaacaacaacaacaacaacaacagggAGGAGGAGGGTTCCAACAAGGAGGAGGATTCCAACAGGGTGGGGGAGGATTCCACCAAGGAGGATtccaaaacaacaacaacaataataataataataattttaataataataataatggcgGATTTAACCCAATGTTTCAACAGAATCAAATGTTTATGCAGCAACagcaattacaacaacagcaacaattacaacaacagcagcaacaaaataatcaagagacaccacaaaaaaaacaaagtaGAAGAATTTATGTTGGTAATATTCCACCAGGTATATCAGATTCAGAGTTGATGGAATTTTTTAATGCAGCTGTATTGGCagcaaatttaaatacaaaaCCTGGACCACCAGTGGTGTTTTGTCAAATTAACGCACCTAAATGCTTTGCATTTATAGAGTTTAGGTCACCAGAGGAGGCGACAAATGCAATGAGATTCGATGGTATTTCATTAAAGAATTTCACATTGAAAATTCGTAGACCAAAGGATTATCAATCGACATCTGATAACACTGGTGGCAATGCGTCATTGTTACCATCGATTGTGCCAACCAATGTACCAGATAGTGAGAATAAAATCTATGTCGGTGGTTTACCATCGAATTTATCAGAGGAACaagttaaatcattattatcagcATATGGTAAACTAAAAGCATTCAATTTGGTAAAGGATACCAATACTGGTGTAAGTAAAGGTTTTGCATTTTGTGAATATCAAGATTCTGAAGTAACTGATGTGGCATGTTCAAAATTGAATGGTATACCATTAGCTGATAAAACATTGGTTGTACAACGTGCAAGTATTGGTTCAAAACCACCTGGAGACGCATCTAAAGGTGGTGATGTTACACAACAAcagcatcaacaacaacagcaacaacaatcaacaaGCAATGGTAGTGGTTCAATGGTTTTACCCCATTTAACTGGTGCGAATAGTAGTTTAATGGAGGATcaaggtggtggtggtgatagtTTACCAAATGGCGTTGATCCAACAATTGCtggattattaaatttaaatataccGGTTGCTCAAACATTAAGTATAATAAGAacaaatcttttaaatagtAGTGtaagtggtggtggtggtacaaCAAATGGTACGATTACACCTGACAACAATACGAAACCATCTTGTGtcattcaaattttaaacctCGTCGATAGAGAGGACATTTTTGATGATAAAGAATatgataatatattaatcGATGTAAAAGAAGAATGTGAACAATTTGGTGAAGTGCAATCAATTTGGTTACCTTTACCATCTAAAAATCCATTAGAAGTCACAAGAGTTTATGTTGAATTTTCTCAAGTAGAATTTGCTCAAAAAGCTTGTTTAGCCTTAGGTGGTAGAAAATATAATGGTAGAGTACTTTTCTCTGCATATTATCCtgaagatttattttttaaaaattcacaacaacaacaacaacaatcataacacataataaaaaaaaaaaaaaaaaaaaaataacaataaaaagaaataatataatataaatttagacTATAACAAatcttatttaaatatttattttatttatttgttttattttattttatttttttattttatttttttttttttttttttttttttttttttttaatttttttttttaatcatcttcaaatgaatttaattttctagCTCTTTGTTCTAAATTTTCAGCTTCTTTTAATCTACCTTTATCACGTAACATTTGAGCATAATCCCAAAGTACATTACCAAAGTCAATATCAACCTCTTTGTTTATTCTTaattctctttctctttttccaggttgataatgatagtttgtatcattttgatttaataattgacgttcttgttcttttcttttagtttgatttttataatcttCAAAGATTGTAATacatttattaaagaaaCCTTCAGCGAATGCTAAATTCCTTTTATCTCTATTTAATTTACCTAAGATATAAAGAATCGTACCAACTTTTGGATTATTTCTACCATAAACTAATtcagattttgaaattgcTTTATCTAAAATTGGTTCAGCTTTATCAAATTGATCactatcaaataaaaattcaccataatttgataaaatattaactaattcaatatcatttttatttaattctgctaattcaattgatttcttaTAAAGTTGTTCTGctaattcatcattattaccatttgaatGTAAATAACATGcataatttgataaaattgattctatatatatatatataaaaatattaatattaatattaatattaattattaaattatgtatatttgtttgttttaccatttaatttatcattttcatttaatttttgttttgaaagttcaattaattctttataaAGTTTATCAGCAGATTCATTACAATCTAATGATAAAATGATTGCTTTATTTAATAgagttgaaattaataattcccaatcattatttttttttgcaatttcattaatttcatcaatgattttaaaacacTTTTCAGTGTCACCTTGATATTGTGAACAGATTAATAGATAATTTAAAGTTGGTATTAAATATTGTGAATCTATATCATTGGTTGTTagatttgtattattttttaatcttgATATAACTTGATTTGCATACCTTTCAGCACTTGAAAGAtcaccaattattaattcaagaTTAACCATACGAAATAGTACATTCAATGTTATTGGATGTTTTGCACCAATTGTTGATTCTACCATCGACAATgatctatttaaaattgatttggcTGCACTATAATTACCACGTTcttcatattttttaaaatctttaatttcttgaaatacttcatcatcttcactaAATTTATAATCAGTTTTTAATGTTTGAAAACTTTTGTATGATACAAacctattattattattattattattattgttattaaaaatattatttaaaaataaatttgtagttgttttattttttaaattgattttattaaatcttgaTACCAATGATGAgatcatcattttttttttttttttt encodes:
- the rpl34 gene encoding S60 ribosomal protein L34 — translated: MVQRLTYRRRLSYRTTSNATKIVKTPGGRLVYQYIGKTGKVPRCGECGVNLAGIPALRPYQYKNLPKSRRTVSRAYGGSKCAKCVRNRIVRAFLIEEQKTAKIVFKKQQKDLKQKKDKKSSK
- the jcdC gene encoding transcription factor jumonji, jmjC domain-containing protein, with the protein product MNIDRIDKPTREQYEEYILKNQPFIITGVVNNWISFNKKWIPSQNIEDDYFLSILENKGIPVREIGIDVGEWLGKTKNINFSIFWKKWREHYFNFKNEKNNQSNNNNNNNNNNNNNNNNNNNNNNNNNNNNNNNNNNKPKYYLASLPIQTYFKELINDFEIPEIPKEQNKNGNLWIGFKDQITPLHHDWSSGDPGMDGLHAIIIGRKQFKLFDPIVNVNCFKRKKEWGKFHQSEFDLDNPDFNKFPEAKNFKIIEIQLNQGEMLFIPKLWWHHVKTLEPSISINFWFQHIGSELLKSNKLWCHMEQYLNAVFEMDATKISNDKFKKIIKYLTNDNNGGDGDGDGDGDQIIQKYKDDNLKLIQLPKFIDSFSNAVNNPIFKNHPKKDQFKFEITEKVNQWIEEKKKEINENKIVIL
- the u2af2 gene encoding RNA recognition motif-containing protein RRM, coding for MEDKEDREKRSGDRDKDRDRDRDRDRDHYSGSSSSSSSSSRRDRDRDRDRDRDRDRDRDRDRGGGDRDRDRDRDRDRDRDRDRDRDRDRDRDRSSERNRGGGDYSSRKRSRSPSARSSTRSDPFTTTPTSRKSSLWDRQPDPNEVNQQSPTHQQQQPQPPPHQQQPPHQHHQQHYQQQQQQQQQQGGGGFQQGGGFQQGGGGFHQGGFQNNNNNNNNNNFNNNNNGGFNPMFQQNQMFMQQQQLQQQQQLQQQQQQNNQETPQKKQSRRIYVGNIPPGISDSELMEFFNAAVLAANLNTKPGPPVVFCQINAPKCFAFIEFRSPEEATNAMRFDGISLKNFTLKIRRPKDYQSTSDNTGGNASLLPSIVPTNVPDSENKIYVGGLPSNLSEEQVKSLLSAYGKLKAFNLVKDTNTGVSKGFAFCEYQDSEVTDVACSKLNGIPLADKTLVVQRASIGSKPPGDASKGGDVTQQQHQQQQQQQSTSNGSGSMVLPHLTGANSSLMEDQGGGGDSLPNGVDPTIAGLLNLNIPVAQTLSIIRTNLLNSSVSGGGGTTNGTITPDNNTKPSCVIQILNLVDREDIFDDKEYDNILIDVKEECEQFGEVQSIWLPLPSKNPLEVTRVYVEFSQVEFAQKACLALGGRKYNGRVLFSAYYPEDLFFKNSQQQQQQS